Proteins co-encoded in one Lynx canadensis isolate LIC74 chromosome C1, mLynCan4.pri.v2, whole genome shotgun sequence genomic window:
- the SZT2 gene encoding KICSTOR complex protein SZT2 isoform X3, whose amino-acid sequence MASERPEPEVEEAGQVFLLMKKDYRISRNVRLAWFLNHLHQTVQATPQEMLLQSEQELEVLSVLPPGWQPDEPVVPRPFLLVPSTRVTFLAWQYRFVIELDLSPSTGIVDDSTGEILFDEVFHALSRCLGGLLRPFRVPGSCIDFQPEIYITIQAYSSIIGLQAHQVLVQGCLLDPSQREVFLQQVYEQLCLFEDKVATMLQQQYDPQSQAEDQSPDSGEPPGRKVGVSMVTADLGLVSMIRQGILALQLLPSNSSAGIIVITDGVTSVPDVAVCETLLNQLRSGTVACSFVQVGGVYSYDCSFGHVPNVELMKFIAMATFGSYLSTCPEPEPGSLGLTVYHRAFLLYSFLRSGEALNPEYYCGSQHRLFNEHLVSASSNPALALRRKKHTEKEVPADLVSTVSVRLREGYSVREVTLAKGGSQLEVKLVLLWKHNMRIEYVAVAPWPLEPEGPRGTRVEVTMEGGYDILHDVSCALRQPIRSLYRTHVIRRFWNTLQSINQTDQMLAHLQSFSSVPEHFTLPDSTKSGVPLFYIPPGSTTPVLSLQHSGSDSSHAQFAAYWKPVLSMDANSWQRWLHMHRLVLILEHDTPIPKHLHTPGSNGRYSTVQCRISHSSLTSLLRDWSSFVLVEGYSYVKLLSSAPDQPPSSFYMVRIISKAPCMVLRLGFPIGTPAQARHKIVSGLREEILRLRFPHRVQSKEPTPKVKRKGLGGVGGGSSPSKSPPMLGPQQALSDRPCLVVLHKPLDKLLIRYEKLPLDYRAPFLLTLEPPGPLPLVSGRSASSSLASLSRYLYHQRWLWSIPSGLVPALPLSAIAQLLSVLTEVRLSEGFHFACSGEGIINMVLELPIQNEPLGQAAGEERHTCVVQYILFPPHSTSTKDSFSTDDDNDVEVEALEGDSELNLVTEVWVEPQYGRVGPGPESWKHLRDLTYSEIPRALHPRDAACIGSMLSFEYLIQLCQSKEWSPLPPEPRISNGLDQGGDTCVHEIPFHFDLMGLLPQCQQLQMFFLLLSREPEGVPLAEGPCPTNDMVLCLLHSCLGQELSDREIPLTTADQATFLSEVLRRTCHGPGPEESPVGGHGILKDQAVSSAQAAGDSALPPLWRCYARLVTPQHVFLTFLPATFSDVQHLAACGLEGPSQEETKPKFGDGSGAPSLKDLGGTGVRATKAQVPTLSVTPAGDTAQIPGDLSPPFRRDLQAYAGRQAPQTESADGPRTRCPVYVYSCALEALKEQMVGLQPPQAPRDLIFRTQFLDQPSPSSVWMEPRHKEAANHCALLQEHAQRCYVRGLFRSLQQAQSVTSQDLLIAVDACEELLQEVDITPFLLALCGHIRVLPQAPPSPGPLSPGPFSSSIEEGPEPRERAVLASESSIETEDLSEPEFQSSRVPGIPDPSLEISLTDVCQLRGEAHDALHSLIQEKFLEISGLYFRTVPSNPHYFFYCPPSSRREDEGPRDTVDRKVSDLEFSEAELLGEEGDTACCVVTESDPELEVEYRESREPDLGPAGLDSASLSDADTVNPDEDSFSILGGDSPTGPEGLVHDLPPLFLHLTCSVRLRGQHSSVPVCSLPTCLGQVLSSLEGPPIGGRVPLRDLSITLDVFVLTLPLEVELPPTSDPQHHRSTSESSASFPRSPGQPSSLRSDDGLGPPMPPPEEDRHPGLSNLATPHRLAIETTMSEIHWLLEDEMVAALRRGGIPQSPTLHRAAAHIHSSPGRSTCLRQTLPLSFVFGPERSLTQFKEEFRRLHLPGHILLEDPDSGFFFVAVGQQPGGSQGELPSAAWAWHSHEDKAEGVEAEALTASPQAPGSPEGSDGTPLLSLPQGGRQPGPSRGLSLMSSQGSVDSDHLGYDGGSSGSDSEGPNETLGEKPPFTLRTPPGQAPPQPSLSGLPGPCLPDFWLIVRILQDRVEVYAHARSLIREDGGPGTECRHLQQLLVRRVGEICREVNQRLLLQDLHDSHVCNSLLVAESEEDLWRSETPFHSRQRAPLPSDDYAADESCTPRGYLAATMQFVPGHFSCDVVWKTVIRVHSRLKMGPSMGVSRAIQALRSVLNAFSVVNRKNMFVYQERATKAVYYLRLLETSCSERPWEGDALPPSLALSRSQEPIYSEEASGPRSPLDMASSRGSDAARPVGQVDRHIQLLVHGVGQAGPEITDELVRVLRRRLDEATLDVITVMLVRNCKLTPADVEFIQPPGSLPSEVLHLALPASCRPWLPALAWYLRQNLLIFLHSPKYTDSNSRNHFQHPLPLQGGLPDLDIYLYNKPGGQGTGGKGVACITLAFVDEGGNPISLASWPPSSPGPLDPLQEEEFEQLTQVTRCPIVPDSSSAQNGAPRLRLDVWEKGNISIVQLEEKLRGAARQALADGIMELRLLPASLCTEDTSPGSLRSGSLETKSPASRASTFPPGPGPGPGEPVTPPSKAGRRSFWDMLSKTECGDLGSPKTTDDIVLDRPEDTRGRRRHKTESVRTPGGTERAPGPDSGAQRQRRRTTQLEEGEVGTLQPVFARVTQRWMEFMVQIGCASVSRSSTHMVSRFLLPSVLSEFTALVTSMAGDTSVRVFEQHLGSEPEIFSPCSLGQLGPTPRPAAERHLLLLGRNFLQWRRPTQQAAKAMQRFEPGGDGSSGRSAPRQRFLLLEVVDKKLQLLTYNWAPDLGAALGRALVRLVQWQNSRAHLIFCLLSQKLGLFHHYGQLDFPVRDEKEPNPFLLPTMEAETLIRSASPPLSREQGRLSASSRGGGPLPLDTFPFDEALRDITAARPSSSLGPVPRPPDPVTYHGQQFLEIKMAERRELERQMKMENLFVTWQQRSAPASMPISAAELETLKQSSRLVHYCATALLFDPAAWLHGPPETSGPPEGQRRHRPESGSGSREAPTGCEPSDVPPPGAREEPWLKELSLAFLQQYVQYLQSMGFVLVPLRPPSPARSTSRLRAMAVLGTEGRGSFSCPKTKTDGSPKSTGSPVTTYHLQRALPGGIILMELAFQGCYFCVKQFALECSRIPMGQAVNSQLSMLFTEECDKVRDLMHVHSFSYDFHLRLVHQHVLGAHLVLRHGYHLTTFLRHFLAHHPDGPHFGRNHIYQGTLELSTPLIAAHQLYNYVADHASSYHMKPLRMARPGGPEHNEYALVSAWHSSGSYLDSEGLRHQDDFDVSLLVCHCAAPFEEQGEAERHVLRLQFFVVLTSQRELFPRLTADLRRFRKPPRLPPEPETPGSSAGSPGEASGLGLASGPAPLFPPLATEVGVARARLAQLVRLAGGHCRRDTLWKRLFLLEPPGPDRLRLGGRLALAELEELLEAVHAKSIGDIDPQLDCFLSMTVSWYQSLIKVLLSRFPQSCRHFQSPDLGTQYLVVLNQKFTDCFVLVFLDSHLGKTSLTVVFREPFPVQPQDSESPPAQLVSTYHHLESVINTACFTLWTRLL is encoded by the exons GTGGAAGAAGCTGGGCAGGTGTTCCTGTTGATGAAAAAAGATTATCGAATCTCCCGAAATGTCCGCCTGGCTTGGTTCCTCAATCACCTGCATCAAACTGTGCAGGCTACACCTCAGGAGATGCTG CTCCAGTCTGAGCAGGAGTTGGAAGTCCTCAGCGTCCTGCCCCCTGGGTGGCAGCCAGATGAACCAGTGGTCCCAAGGCCATTCCTCCTTGTACCTTCTACCCGGGTTACCTTCCTGGCTTGGCAGTACCGATTTGTCATTGAGCTCGACCTTAGCCCGTCTACTGGCATTGTG GATGATTCCACAGGGGAGATCTTGTTTGATGAAGTTTTCCATGCGCTCTCCCGCTGCCTAGGCGGGCTGCTTCGACCCTTCCGAGTGCCCGGATCTTGCATCGACTTCCAGCCTGAGATCTACATAACTATCCAGGCCTACTCCTCAATCATTGGCCTGCAGGCCCACCAG GTGCTGGTACAGGGCTGCCTTTTGGACCCTTCCCAGCGGGAGGTGTTCCTGCAGCAGGTATATGAACAGCTCTGTCTCTTTGAGGACAAGGTGGCCACCATGCTGCAGCAGCAGTATGACCCTCAGAGTCAG GCCGAAGACCAGTCCCCAGACTCGGGGGAGCCCCCTGGCCGGAAGGTGGGAGTCTCCATGGTGACAGCTGACCTTGGGTTGGTCAGTATGATTCGTCAGGGCATCTTGGCACTGCAGTTGCTCCCCTCAAACTCTAGTGCAG GTATCATCGTGATCACAGATGGGGTGACCAGTGTCCCTGATGTTGCTGTCTGTGAGACATTGCTGAACCAGCTTCGCAGTGGCACCGTGGCTTGTTCCTTTGTGCAG GTGGGAGGAGTTTACTCTTATGACTGCAGTTTTGGCCACGTGCCCAATGTGGAATTGATGAAGTTCATCGCAATGGCCACGTTTGGTTCCTACCTGTCCACTTGTCCTGAGCCAGAACCAGGCAGCCTGGGTCTGACTGTCTACCACCGGGCATTTCTCCTCTACTCCTTCCTGCGCAGTGGGGAAGCCCTGAACCCTGAGTATTACTGCG GCTCTCAGCACCGCTTATTTAACGAGCACCTGGTCTCCGCAAGCAGCAACCCTGCCTTGGCTCTGCGCCGGAAGAAGCACACTGAGAAGGAGGTGCCAGCCGACCTGGTCAGCACCGTGTCTGTACGGCTTCGAGAGGGCTACAGTGTTCGAGAAGTCACCCTGGCCAAAG GAGGGTCTCAGCTGGAGGTGAAGCTGGTGCTGCTGTGGAAACACAACATGCGCATTGAGTACGTGGCTGTGGCGCCCTGGCCCCTGGAGCCGGAGGGCCCTCGAGGAACACGGGTGGAAGTGACGATGGAAGGCGGCTATGACATTCTGCATGATGTGTCCTGTGCGCTAAGGCAACCCATTCGCTCACTATATCGTACCCATGTTATCCGGCGGTTCTGGAACACGTTGCAGAG CATTAACCAGACGGACCAGATGCTAGCCCACCTTCAGTCCTTCTCTTCGGTCCCAGAACATTTCACGCTTCCTGACAGCACCAAGAGTGGGGTGCCGCTCTTCTATATCCCTCCTGGCTCCACCACCCCG GTGCTCTCCCTGCAGCACAGCGGATCTGACTCATCCCACGCCCAGTTCGCTGCCTACTGGAAGCCAGTGCTGTCCATGGATGCTAATTCGTGGCAGCGATGGCTGCACATGCATCGCCTAGTACTGATCCTGGAGCACGACAC ACCAATTCCCAAGCACTTGCACACTCCCGGCAGCAATGGGCGCTACAGCACCGTGCAGTGCAGGATCTCTCACTCCTCGCTGACCTCTCTGCTCCGGGACTGGAGCAGCTTCGTGCTGGTCGAGGGCTATTCCTATGTGAAGCTGCTCTCCAG TGCCCCAGAccagcccccctcctccttctacaTGGTCCGCATCATTTCCAAGGCCCCATGCATGGTTCTTCGTCTGGGTTTTCCCATCGGCACACCAGCCCAGGCCCGGCACAAG ATTGTGTCGGGCTTGCGGGAAGAGATCCTGCGGCTGCGTTTCCCCCACCGGGTGCAAAGCAAGGAGCCAACACCCAAGGTCAAACGAAAAGGGCTGGGGGGTGTTGGTGGGGGCAGCTCTCCCTCCAAGTCCCCCCCCATGCTGGGCCCGCAGCAGGCCCTGTCTGACCGGCCCTGCCTTGTGGTCCTGCATAAACCCCTGGACAAGCTACTCATCAG GTATGAGAAGCTACCCCTGGACTACCGGGCACCCTTCTTACTGACGCTGGAGCCACCAGGGCCACTGCCGTTGGTGTCAGGCCGCTCAGCCTCCTCTAGCCTAGCGTCGCTGTCCCGCTACCTCTACCACCAGCGCTGGCTCTGGAGCATCCCATCGGGCCTGGTCCCCGCACTGCCACTCAGCGCCATCGCGCAGctcctctctgtcctcactgA AGTCCGACTGTCAGAAGGGTTCCACTTTGCCTGCAGTGGGGAAGGAATCATCAACATGGTCCTGGAGCTTCCAATTCAG AATGAGCCCCTGGGGCAGGCTGCAGGCGAGGAGAGGCACACATGTGTTGTCCAGTACATCCTCTTCCCCCCACACTCTACCTCCACCAAAGACAG CTTCTCGACAGATGATGACAACGATGTGGAGGTGGAGGCCCTGGAAGGAGACTCAGAGCTCAACCTGGTCACCGAGGTGTGGGTAGAGCCGCAGTATGGGCGAGTGGGGCCTGGCCCCGAGAGCTGGAAGCACCTGCGGGACCTGACATACTCTGAGATCCCTCGAGCT CTCCACCCTCGGGACGCTGCCTgcataggctccatgctgagctttgAATACCTGATACAGCTGTGCCAGAGCAAGGAATGGAgtcccctgcccccagagccGAGGATCTCTAATG GATTGGACCAGGGAGGAGATACCTGTGTCCACGAGATCCCTTTCCATTTTGACCTAATGGGACTGTTGCCTCAGTGTCAGCAGCTCCAGatgttcttccttctgctttccagAG AACCAGAGGGTGTCCCTCTCGCCGAGGGGCCCTGTCCCACCAACGACATGGTGCTGTGCCTGCTGCACAGCTGCCTGGGGCAGGAGCTGAGTGACCGGGAGATCCCACTGACCACTGCTGACCAGGCCACCTTCTTGAGTGAGGTGCTGCGGCGGACCTGCCACGGTCCAG GTCCGGAGGAGTCTCCCGTGGGGGGCCACGGGATCCTAAAGGATCAAGCAGTCAGCAGCGCCCAGGCCGCTGGAGACTCAGCGCTTCCTCCCCTG TGGCGCTGCTATGCAAGGCTTGTGACTCCCCAGCATGTGTTTCTGACTTTCCTCCCAGCTACCTTCTCAG ATGTCCAACATCTGGCTGCCTGTGGCCTGGAGGGACCCTCTCAAGAGGAGACAAAGCCTAAGTTTGGGGATGGGAGCGGGGCCCCCAGCCTGAAAGACCTGGGAGGAACTGGGGTGAGGGCTACAAAGGCCCAGGTTCCCACACTCAGCGTCACTCCAGCTGGAG ACACTGCCCAGATTCCAGGAGACCTAAGCCCACCTTTCCGTCGGGACTTACAGGCTTACGCCGGGCGTCAGGCTCCACAGACAGAGAGTGCAGATGGTCCCCGGACCCGGTGTCCTGTTTACGTCTATAGCTGTGCCCTGGAAGCACTGAAGGAGCAAATGGTTGGCCTGCAGCCCCCTCAGGCACCCCGAGACCTCATCTTCCG GACTCAGTTCCTCGACCAGCCCTCCCCATCCTCAGTCTGGATGGAGCCCAGGCACAAGGAGGCAGCCAATCATTGTGCCTTGCTACAGGAGCACGCACAGCGATGCTACGTCCGTG gaCTGTTCCGGAGTTTGCAGCAAGCACAGAGCGTCACCTCACAGGACTTGCTGATAGCGGTAGATGCCTGCGAGGAGCTACTACAAGAAGTAGACATcacccctttcctgcttgcactgtgtgGCCACATTCGGGTTTTGCCTCAGGCACCCCCAAGCCCTGGGCCTCTTAGCCCTGGGCCTTTCAGCAGCAGCATCGAGGAGGGCCCCGAGCCTCGGGAACGAGCTGTCCTGGCTTCTGAGTCCAG CATAGAGACTGAGGACCTCAGCGAGCCTGAGTTTCAGAGCAGCCGTGTCCCTGGGATTCCAGACCCTAGCCTGGAGATCTCTCTGACAGACGTCTGCCAGCTCCGAGGAGAGGCACATGATGCCCTTCATAGCCTCATCCAG GAGAAGTTCCTGGAGATCAGTGGTCTCTACTTCCGCACAGTGCCCTCCAATCCCCACTACTTCTTCTATTGCCCTCCATCCAGCAGGCGAGAG gATGAAGGCCCCCGGGACACAGTAGACAGAAAAGTCAGTGACCTGGAGTTTTCGGAGGCTGAACTCCTAGGAGAAGAAG GAGACACAGCCTGCTGTGTGGTCACTGAGAGTGACCCAGAGCTAGAGGTGGAGTATCGTGAGAGCCGTGAACCAGACCTGGGGCCAGCTGGGCTCGACTCTGCCTCGCTGTCAGATGCGGACACTGTGAACCCTGATGAAGACTCCTTCAGTATCCTGGGGGGTGATTCGCCTACCGGGCCTGAGGGCCTGGTACATGACCTGCCACCTCTCTTCCTGCACCTCACGTGCTCCGTGCGGCTGCGTGGGCAGCACAGCTCAGTACCTGTGTGCAGCCTGCCCACCTGCCTGG gccAGGTCCTTTCCAGTCTGGAGGGCCCCCCCATTGGAGGCCGCGTGCCCCTGAGGGACCTCAGTATTACGCTGGACGTCTTTGTGCTGACATTGCCTTTGGAAGTGGAGCTTCCCCCGACCTCGGACCCTCAGCACCACCG GTCCACATCTGAAAGCAGTGCTTCCTTCCCACGATCCCCGGGGCAGCCATCATCTTTAAGGTCGGATGATGGCCTGGGGCCCCCAATGCCACCCCCAGAAGAAGACAG GCACCCTGGACTGTCCAATTTGGCCACACCCCACAGACTGGCTATTGAGACCACCATGAGTGAG ATCCACTGGTTGCTGGAGGACGAGATGGTAGCGGCCCTCCGAAGAGGGGGCATCCCCCAGAGCCCTACCCTGCACCGTGCAGCTGCCCACATCCATAGCTCTCCTGGACGCTCCACCTGCCTTCGCCAGACCCTGCCACTGAGTTTTGTGTTTGGGCCAGAACGTTCCCTCACACAATTCAAGGAG GAGTTCCGCCGCCTTCACCTCCCTGGCCACATTCTTCTTGAAGATCCTGACAGTGGCTTCTTCTTTGTGGCAGTTGGCCAACAGCCAGGAGGGTCCCAAGGGGAGCTCCCTTCAGCAGCCTGGGCTTGGCACAGCCATGAGGACAAGGCCGAAGGCGTCGAAGCGGAG GCCCTGACAGCCAGCCCCCAAGCCCCTGGCTCCCCAGAGGGTTCTGATGGCACGCCCCTCCTCAGCCTGCCACAGGGAG ggAGACAGCCTGGGCCTAGCCGGGGGCTGAGCCTTATGTCCAGTCAGGGCAGTGTGGACTCTGACCACCTAG GTTATGATGGTGGCAGCAGTGGCTCAGACAGCGAGGGCCCCAATGAGACTCTGGGGGAGAAGCCTCCCTTCACGTTGCGGACCCCACCTGGGCAGGCACCTCCACAGCCTTCACTCTCAGGCCTCCCTGGGCCCTGCCTGCCTGACTTCTGGCTCATCGTCCGCATACTACAGGATCGTGTAGAAGTGTATGCACATGCGCG GAGCCTGATTCGGGAGGATGGGGGACCAGGCACCGAGTGTCGCCACCTGCAGCAGCTCCTGGTGAGGCGAGTTGGGGAGATCTGCAGGGAGGTCAACCAG CGACTGCTTCTGCAGGACCTCCATGACAGTCACGTGTGTAACTCTCTTCTGGTGGCCGAGAGTGAAGAAGATCTATGGCGCAGCGAGACCCCCTTCCACTCCCGTCAGCGGGCACCACTGCCCAGTGATG attACGCTGCTGACGAGAGTTGTACACCCCGAGGGTACCTAGCAGCCACCATGCAGTTTGTCCCTGGCCATTTCTCCTGTGACGTTGTGTGGAAAACCGTGATTCGAGTCCATTCGCGCCTGAAAATGGGGCCCAGCATGGGGGTCTCTCGGG CCATCCAGGCCCTGCGCTCTGTGCTCAATGCCTTCTCTGTGGTGAACCGGAAGAATATGTTTGTCTATCAGGAACGAGCAACGAAGGCTGTGTACTACCTGAG ACTCCTGGAGACGTCCTGCAGTGAGCGGCCTTGGGAAGGTGatgccctgcccccctccctagCTCTGTCCCGAAGCCAGGAGCCCATCTACTCTGAGGAAGCCTCG GGTCCTCGTTCTCCCCTGGACATGGCTTCTAGCCGTGGTTCAGATGCTGCTCGACCTGTGGGCCAGGTGGACAGGCATATCCAGCTGCTCGTGCATGGCGTAGGACAGGCAG GTCCCGAGATTACAGATGAGCTGGTACGGGTTCTGCGTCGGCGCCTGGACGAGGCCACGCTGGATGTCATCACAGTCATGCTGGTTCGGAATTGCAAGCTGACACCGGCTGACGTGGAG TTCATCCAGCCCCCCGGAAGTCTCCCCTCAGAAGTGCTGCATctggccctgcctgcctcctgcaggccctggcttcctgccctggcCTGGTACCTGCGGCAGAACTTGCTCATCTTCCTGCACTCTCCCAAGTACACGGACAGCAACAGCCGGAACCACTTCCAG CACCCGCTCCCACTGCAGGGCGGCCTCCCCGACTTAGACATCTACTTGTATAACAAGCCTGGCGGACAGGGCACCGGGGGCAAAG GGGTTGCCTGCATCACTCTAGCCTTCGTGGATGAAGGGGGGAACCCCATCTCACTGGCATCATGGCCCCCCTCCTCTCCGGGGCCCCTAGACCCACTGCAAGAGGAGGAATTTGAGCAGCTGACCCAGGTCACCCGCTGCCCGATCGTGCCAGACAGTTCTTCAG CTCAGAATGGGGCCCCACGGCTTCGACTGGATGTGTGGGAGAAGGGGAACATCAGTATCGTACAGCTAGAGGAGAAGCTCCGAGGAGCAGCTCGCCAGGCCCTGGCTGATGGCATTATGGAGCTGCGGCTGCTGCCAGCCTCGCTGTGTACAGAGGACACATCTCCAG GAAGTCTCAGGAGCGGGTCGTTGGAAACCAAGAGCCCTGCGAGCCGAGCTAGCACCTTtccccctggccctggccctggccctggggagCCTGTGACTCCCCCCAGCAAGGCTGGCCGGCGTAGCTTCTGGGATATGCTG AGTAAAACAGAATGTGGGGACTTGGGTTCCCCCAAAACAACGGATGACATTGTCCTGGATCGGCCAGAAGACACCCGGGGCCGGAGGCGTCACAAAACTGAAAGTGTTCGGACTCCAGGTGGAACTGAGCGGGCACCGGGCCCAGATTCTGGAGCCCAGAgacaaag ACGCCGGACCACACAGCTAGAAGAGGGCGAGGTGGGGACCCTGCAGCCTGTGTTTGCTCGTGTGACTCAGCGCTGGATGGAGTTTATGGTTCAGATCG GTTGTGCCTCAGTGTCCAGAAGCTCCACCCACATGGTGTCCCGATTCCTCCTTCCATCTGTCCTTTCTGAGTTCACTGCTCTTGTTACCTCCATGGCTGGAGACACCAGCGTCCGTGTCTTTGAGCAGCATTT ggGTTCAGAGCCTGAGATCTTCAGTCCTTGCTCCCTTGGACAACTGGGCCCAACCCCACGCCCAGCAGCTGAGAGACATCTGCTGCTTCTGGGCAGGAACTTCTTGCAGTGGAGAAGACCAACCCAGCAGG CCGCCAAGGCCATGCAGCGCTTCGAGCCAGGAGGTGATGGGAGCTCCGGGCGAAGTGCTCCCCGGCAGAGGTTCCTGCTGTTGGAGGTCGTGGACAAGAAG CTGCAGCTGCTGACCTACAACTGGGCTCCAGACCTGGGAGCGGCATTGGGCCGAGCGCTGGTTCGCCTCGTGCAGTGGCAGAACTCACGTGCCCATCTCATCTTCTGCCTCCTCAGCCAGAAGCTTGGGCTCTTCCATCATTACGGCCAGTTGGACTTCCCGGTGCGGGATGAAAAG GAGCCAAACCCATTTCTGCTGCCAACCATGGAAGCAGAGACCCTCATCCGGAGTGCAAGCCCCCCTCTGAGCCGTGAACAGGGCCGGCTGAGTGCATCCTCTCGGGGTGGGGGCCCCCTTCCCCTGGACACATTCCCCTTCGATGAGGCCTTGCGGGATATCACAGCTGCCCGCCCCAGCTCCTCACTCGGTCCTGTGCCCAGACCCCCTGATCCCGTCACCTACCATGGACAACAGTTCCTGGAGATCAAGATGGCCGAGCGCAGAG AGCTGGAGCGCCAGATGAAGATGGAGAACCTGTTCGTGACCTGGCAGCAGCGTTCTGCCCCTGCCAGCATGCCCATCAGT GCTGCGGAGCTGGAGACCCTGAAGCAGTCGTCCCGCCTGGTGCATTACTGTGCGACAGCCCTGCTCTTCGACCCGGCTGCCTGGCTGCATGGGCCCCCAGAGACCTCTGGGCCCCCCGAGGGCCAG CGGCGCCAtcgccccgagtcaggctccgggAGCCGCGAGGCCCCCACAGGCTGCGAGCCCTCAGATGTGCCTCCGCCAGGTGCCCGTGAGGAGCCTTGGCTGAAGGAGCTGAGCTTGGCTTTCCTGCAGCAGTACGTGCAGTATCTGCAGAGCATGGGCTTTGTGCTGGTGCCGCTGCGGCCCCCCTCACCCGCCCGCAG CACCAGCCGGCTGCGGGCCATGGCTGTCCTTGGAACAGAGGGGCGTGGCTCCTTCTCCTGCCCTAAAACCAAGACTGACGGGAGCCCCAAG aGCACTGGCTCTCCAGTCACCACCTACCACCTACAGAGGGCACTGCCCGGGGGCATCATCCTCATGGAGCTGGCTTTTCAG GGCTGTTACTTCTGTGTCAAACAGTTCGCCCTAGAATGTTCCCGAATCCCCATGGGGCAAGCTGTCAACTCTCAG CTGTCCATGCTGTTCACTGAGGAATGTGACAAGGTGCGGGACCTGATGCACGTGCACTCATTCAGCTACGACTTCCACCTGCGCCTGGTGCACCAACACGTCCTGGGTGCCCACCTAGTGCTGCGACATGGCTACCACCTCACCACCTTCCTGCGACACTTCCTGGCCCACCACCCTGACGGGCCCCACTTTGGTCGTAATCACATTTACCAAG GGACCCTGGAGCTTTCCACACCACTCATTGCTGCCCACCAGCTGTATAACTACGTGGCCGACCATGCCAGCTCCTACCACATGAAGCCATTGCGGATGGCGCGGCCAGGAGGCCCAGAACATAATGAATATGCCCTGGTGTCAGCGTGGCACAG CTCTGGCTCCTACCTGGACTCTGAGGGACTTCGTCACCAGGATGACTTTGATGTGTCTCTGCTTGTGTGTCACTGTGCTGCACCCTTTGAAGAGCAAGGAGAAGCTGAGCGGCACGTTCTGCG gCTGCAGTTCTTCGTGGTGCTCACCAGCCAACGAGAGCTCTTCCCCAGGCTCACTGCCGACTTGCGCCGGTTCCGGAAGCCACCTAGACTGCCCCCTGAGCCGGAAACTCCCGGGAGCTCAGCTGGTAGCCCTGGGGAGGCCTCAGGGCTTGGCCTGGCCTCTGGACCAGCTCCCCTGTTCCCCCCATTGGCTACGGAGGTGGGCGTGGCACGGGCACGGCTGGCTCAGCTGGTCCGGCTGGCTGGAGGGCACTGCCGCCGGGACACCCTCTGGAAGCGCCTCTTTTTGCTGGAGCCTCCAGGGCCTGACCGGCTACGGCTAGGGGGGCGCCTGGCCCTGGCTGAGCTGGAGGAGCTACTAGAAGCAGTCCATGCCAAATCCATTGGGGACATTGACCCCCAGCTG GACTGCTTCCTGTCTATGACGGTCTCCTGGTACCAGAGCCTGATCAAGGTTCTCCTAAGCCGTTTTCCTCAGAGCTGTCGCCATTTCCAGAGCCCAGACTTGGGAACTCAGTACCTG GTTGTGCTGAATCAGAAGTTCA